CGGCCGACATCCGCGCGCTCTACGCGACCGCCTTCGAGGTCGAGCCGAAGTGGCTGGTCGAAGCCGCGTCGCGCCGCCAGAAGTGGATCGACCAGGCGCAGAGCCTGAACATCTACATGGCTGGCGCCTCGGGCAAGAAGCTGGACGAAACCTACAAGCTGGCCTGGCTGCGCGGCCTGAAGACCACGTACTACCTGCGCGCCATGGGCGCCACCCACGCCGAGAAATCCACCGGCCGCGGCGGCGAACTGAACGCGGTGCCCAGCCAGTCCGAAGAGCCGGCGCCCAAGTTCTGCGCCATCGACGACCCGACCTGCGAAGCCTGCCAGTGAGGACTTTCCACCCTTGTCTGCTTCTGCAGGCAAGGGTGGGGGCTAGAGGCTGGGGGCCAGGGGCGAGCGGAGCGTGCTCCGCGCATCGCCCCACCTGACTAAAGCAATACCCGGCGCGCCGCGCGCGCCGACTGAAGGAGAGAACAACAATGCTGAGTTTCGAAGACGACCTGCCGATGACCGCAACGCAACCCGGCCTGGCGCTGCGCACTCCGATGCCTGACTCGCGCGAACTGCCGATGTCGCCGCCGGCCACGCCGGCCGCCCAGGGTGACGCGCGCATGCGCCGCATCCGCGCCGAAGACAAGCGCGTCATCAACGGCGGCACCGACGTGAACCAGCTCGTGCCCTTCAAGTACAAGTGGGCCTGGGAAAAGTACCTCGCCGGCTGCGCCAACCACTGGATGCCGCAGGAAGTGAACATGCAGCGCGACATCGAACTGTGGAAGTCGCCGAACGGCCTGACCGACGACGAACGCCGTCTGGTCAAGCGCAACCTCGGCTTCTTCGTCACCGCCGATTCGCTGGCCGCCAACAACATCGTGCTCGGCACCTACCGCCACATCACCGCGCCCGAGTGCCGCCAGTACCTGCTGCGCCAAGCCTTCGAAGAGGCCATCCACACCCACGCCTACCAGTACATCGTCGAGTCGCTGGGCCTGGACGAAGGCGAGGTGTTCAACGCCTATCACGAAGTGCAGTCCATCCGTGACAAGGACGAGTTCCTCATCCCCTTCATCGACGTGCTGACCGACCCGGCCTTCAAGACCGGCACGCCCGAAGCCGACCAGCAACTGCTGAAGAGCCTCATCGTGTTTGCCTGCCTGATGGAAGGCCTGTTCTTCTACGTCGGCTTCGTGCAGATCCTCGCCCTCGGTCGCCAGAACAAGATGACCGGCGCCGCCGAGCAGTACCAGTACATCCTGCGCGACGAGTCCATGCACTGCAATTTCGGCATCGACCTGATCAACCAGATCAAGCTCGAAAACCCGCACCTCTGGACCCCGGAATTCCGCGAAGAGTTGAAGGCGCTGTTCCGCAAGGCCGTCGAGCTGGAATACCGCTACGCCGAAGACACCATGCCGCGCGGCGTGCTCGGCCTGAACTCCAACATGTTCAAGGAATACCTGCGCTTCATCGCCAACCGCCGCGCCCAGCAGATCGGTCTGGATGTGCTGTACCCGGGCGCCGAGAACCCCTTCCCGTGGATGAGCGAAATGATCGACCTGAAGAAGGAACGCAACTTCTTCGAAACCCGGGTGATCGAGTATCAGACGGGTGGGGCGTTGAGTTGGGATTGATGGATGGTCGTAGATTCTCATTAGAGACGATAACGTCTCATTCGCGACAGTAACGCACGCCTCAGGGCGCCCTCGGGCGCCCTTTTTCTTGTTCATGTTGGATTGGAGAGCGGTCTGGTGCGCGCGAGTGTTGCGTGCTCTCGGCCCCAAAAGACCTTGCTGTCCTCTCTCTTACGCATCCGAGACAAACAATCTCTCGTTAGAGAGGAGAGTAGTAGGTCTCTCCCGGCCTGCACGACTTGTGATCTCGACTATATGCAGCCCATTGAAACTGACTTTACCCTGGGCCGCTTAATGATTGGGACAGGAGTGGGGTCAAATTAATGACAAGAGTGGCGGTGCACGAGGTTGTCCAGCGGGTAGAGATGAGCGATGCCGCGCAGAAGTGCATACGTCGCCTCGGCGCATGAACTTGGGGCTTCGCGCTCTCGGAGGAGAATGCGTGTTTGGCACTGTTCACTACCATCCGGTACTGGGCCGCTTCGTTAGCCGGGATCTGTAGCCCTTGATCGAGGGGTCAAGCTCAAGAAGCAGGCACATGTCTGCTGCAAGCCGGCCCCCAACAGGGATCACTCGCTGGTTCTTCTCGGAGGGGAACTGGACGATGTGGGCGCCAGGCAGGCCACGGCCAATCTTTCGGGACGGAGTGGTCGACGTTGACTTGTGCGCGGCGTTCGAGAGCCTGTCTGAATTAGCAGGATGAGAATTATGCCTTTCCAATATTAAGGAAACGCATTGACGACCTTGAGCGCCCGTCGTTTGAGGCATCCGCTCGAAGGAGACTGTCCAATTCGGGGCTGTTCAGCTGGCTACTACTCTTGTCGGAAGCGTTTGCCCGCCACGCCTCTGTCCGAGTTACCTGGCGTCAGAGGCTTGGACTTGCCCCGACAACCGTGCGATCAACAATATCTGTTTCGCCCTTCTTGCCGTCTCGAAACACCTGAGTGCATCGCTGCTTACTTTGGACTGATCCGATAGACGCAACGGTGGCCGCCTGCTTGAAGGTGCTCAATGCGCCGAATGAATGCTGACGGTCCAAGTACCTCCTGAAAGACTTGTAACTCCGAACTGCAAAACCCCTGACAGGCACTTGCGGCGGCGCAAATGGGGCAATGGTCTTCGATAAGCAGAAGATCTTGGCCGTCAGTCTCTACTCTGGCCATATACCCTTCAGCTGTTCGAGCCTCTGCGAGCCGGTGCAGGCGCGTTTTGGTGTCCGTAGCTTCACCGCAGGCGCGCCTGTACTCACGCAGACTTTCCTCGTCGCGACGTGCCAAGAGCAGCTCTAGGCCATCGTCACCGAAGGCCACTCGAACACTGGAGAGTAGTTGCACAGCTAGTTGCGAGTGGGCGTCAGGAAAACGGCTGAAGCCGGCGGCAGTTAGCGCCCAAACTTGCCTAGGACGGCCGGCTGAAGCCCTGCACTCTGGCCGACCATCAATTAAACCTTCTGAAACAAGCTTTTGGACCTGCTGGCGGGCCGCTTCTGGCGTGATCCCAAGTTGTCTCGCGAGCGAGGCCGTGGAGGCCGGCCCCTTCGTCTTGATCATGAAAAGTATGCGGTCACCCGCCTTTGAAGAAGAAATATCCAAGTAAATCCTTGCTAAATTAAACGGCGCTGCTAATATGCAAGAAATAACTTGCTTATCGTACAGGAAGCCGAACAAGTGACCTCACGCAATCCGACGACGCCAGCAAGTGCAACATGGCGTGGACTCTTCTGTAAGGGATCTGCATCGAAGACCATCGTTCTTGCTGCTGGCGTGGCTCTGCATGCAGTCAATGTTTATATTGTTACAACGATCCTTCCATCGGTCGTCAAGGACATCGGGGGCCTCCCATACTACGCTTGGAACACGACGCTATTCGTTGTTGCAGCGATCATTGGATCGGCAATAGCGGCTGAACTTGAGCTGCGATCCGGACCTAAGGCGTCTTACTGGCTTGCGCTCGGCGCCTTCTCCGTGGGGTCGGCGATCTGCGCGCTCGCTCCGCTCATGGCCTGGCTGCTGATCGGACGCTTCATCCAGGGCCTCGGTGGCGGCCTCCTGTTCGCTCTGAGCTACTCGCTGATTCGCACGTTGTTTCCACCTTCACTATGGACGCGCGCTATGGCGCTTGTATCGGGAATGTGGGGCGGTGCGACATTGTGCGGTCCTGCCATTGGAGGAGTCCTGGCGCAGGTCGGAAGTTGGCGGCACGCGTTTTGGGTGCTTCTGCCTGCCTGCGCTCTTCTTGCGATCTTAGCGGGCAATTGCTTACCGAAAGGAGCGGCTGAAGTGCGTAGGAAACAAGGGTTTCCGCTTGTTCAGTTAATGACATTAGTCACGTCTGTCGGACTCATAAGTGTCGCAGGTGTCATTGAACAAACATCTTGGAAAATTCCAATTCTCGTGTGTGGCATGTTGCTTATCGTACCGTTGCCGAAAATGGATAAACGCCCGGCGCAAAGACTGCTACCAGAGGGCGCTTATACGATGAACCGTGCGCTTGGTCAGATATATATGTGCATAGCTCTGCTCATGATCGCGCTGAGCGCCGAAATCTTCGTTCCTTACTTTCTGCAATCCATCCAAGGGCACTCGGCCTTATTGTCAGGTTATCTGACAGCAAGCATGGCGGCAGGCTGGACAATCGCTTCATTAATCAGCTCTTCCGCAAACGAAATATGGGCCAAGCGAGCTGTGCGAACAGGGCCTCTCATTGTTACAGCTGCTTCAATCTCTCTCGCCGTTCTACTGCCGAAGGAGTCGGCTGCGTTTGGTTACGACTTCTGGATCACATGCCTTGCGTTGCTCGCCACAGGATTTGGAGTGGGAATGGGATGGCCTCATCTTCTTGCGCGAATCCTTGACGAAGCACCGGCCGGACAAGAAAATCTCGCTGCTGCGTCAATTACAACAGTGCAGCTATACGCGACTGCTTTAGGCGCGGCGATTGCTGGATTAATTGCGAACGCTGCCGGTTTGGCTGACCCTGGCGGTAAGGAGGGCGCAACGTTGGCCGCCTTCTGGCTGTTTCTATTGCTTTCGTTGCCCGCACTTGTTGCGGGGTGGATAGCGAATAAACTGTCTCGCCGGCCTATTCACATTGAGGCGGCGATGAAGGAACACGGCGCTTAACTCGTCGAGGA
The window above is part of the Methyloversatilis discipulorum genome. Proteins encoded here:
- a CDS encoding ribonucleotide-diphosphate reductase subunit beta, whose protein sequence is MLSFEDDLPMTATQPGLALRTPMPDSRELPMSPPATPAAQGDARMRRIRAEDKRVINGGTDVNQLVPFKYKWAWEKYLAGCANHWMPQEVNMQRDIELWKSPNGLTDDERRLVKRNLGFFVTADSLAANNIVLGTYRHITAPECRQYLLRQAFEEAIHTHAYQYIVESLGLDEGEVFNAYHEVQSIRDKDEFLIPFIDVLTDPAFKTGTPEADQQLLKSLIVFACLMEGLFFYVGFVQILALGRQNKMTGAAEQYQYILRDESMHCNFGIDLINQIKLENPHLWTPEFREELKALFRKAVELEYRYAEDTMPRGVLGLNSNMFKEYLRFIANRRAQQIGLDVLYPGAENPFPWMSEMIDLKKERNFFETRVIEYQTGGALSWD
- a CDS encoding helix-turn-helix transcriptional regulator, with the translated sequence MIKTKGPASTASLARQLGITPEAARQQVQKLVSEGLIDGRPECRASAGRPRQVWALTAAGFSRFPDAHSQLAVQLLSSVRVAFGDDGLELLLARRDEESLREYRRACGEATDTKTRLHRLAEARTAEGYMARVETDGQDLLLIEDHCPICAAASACQGFCSSELQVFQEVLGPSAFIRRIEHLQAGGHRCVYRISPK
- a CDS encoding MFS transporter; this encodes MLIVQEAEQVTSRNPTTPASATWRGLFCKGSASKTIVLAAGVALHAVNVYIVTTILPSVVKDIGGLPYYAWNTTLFVVAAIIGSAIAAELELRSGPKASYWLALGAFSVGSAICALAPLMAWLLIGRFIQGLGGGLLFALSYSLIRTLFPPSLWTRAMALVSGMWGGATLCGPAIGGVLAQVGSWRHAFWVLLPACALLAILAGNCLPKGAAEVRRKQGFPLVQLMTLVTSVGLISVAGVIEQTSWKIPILVCGMLLIVPLPKMDKRPAQRLLPEGAYTMNRALGQIYMCIALLMIALSAEIFVPYFLQSIQGHSALLSGYLTASMAAGWTIASLISSSANEIWAKRAVRTGPLIVTAASISLAVLLPKESAAFGYDFWITCLALLATGFGVGMGWPHLLARILDEAPAGQENLAAASITTVQLYATALGAAIAGLIANAAGLADPGGKEGATLAAFWLFLLLSLPALVAGWIANKLSRRPIHIEAAMKEHGA